From the Musa acuminata AAA Group cultivar baxijiao chromosome BXJ1-2, Cavendish_Baxijiao_AAA, whole genome shotgun sequence genome, one window contains:
- the LOC135598885 gene encoding uncharacterized protein LOC135598885 produces the protein MLGMSGGCQQSCGESSEEELSVLPRHTKVVVTGNNRTKSVLVGLHGVVKKAVGLGGWHWLVLTNGIEVKLQRNALSVIEAPIGHEEDDETECDNMHWNGSDMASDDMKSQKPHKSRVRHHKGSSNKSLSRSYSCDSHSKGSVSSSRGTTKVDLSKLETRALWRYWHHFNLVDASPNPSKEQLIDAVQRHFMSQQLDELQVIIGFAQAAKRLKSVQMTQ, from the exons ATGCTGGGCATGAGCGGCGGATGCCAGCAGAGCTGCGGAGAGAGCAGCGAGGAGGAGCTCTCGGTGCTCCCGCGGCATACTAAGGTGGTGGTGACTGGCAACAATCGCACCAAGTCGGTGCTCGTTGGCCTCCATGGGGTCGTCAAGAAAGCCGTCGGCCTCGGCGGATGGCATTGGCTG GTTCTGACTAATGGTATAGAAGTAAAACTGCAAAGGAATGCCCTTAGTGTGATTGAAGCTCCTATAGGCCATGAGGAAGATGATGAGACTGAATGTGATAACATGCATTGGAATGGGTCAGACATGG CATCTGATGATATGAAATCACAAAAGCCACACAAGTCAAGGGTTAGGCACCACAAAGGATCATCTAACAAATCCTTGAGTCGGTCATATTCTTGTGATTCACATTCCAAGGGGTCTGTCTCATCTTCCAGGGGTACAACG AAAGTTGATCTGAGCAAACTAGAAACAAGAGCATTATGGAGATATTGGCATCACTTTAATCTC GTGGATGCCAGTCCTAACCCCTCTAAGGAACAGCTAATTGATGCAGTCCAGAGGCATTTTATGTCACAA CAATTGGATGAgttgcaggttattataggatttGCGCAGGCTGCAAAGAGACTCAAGAGTGTGCAAATGACCCAGTGA
- the LOC103976175 gene encoding heptahelical transmembrane protein 4 → MVVAELTVSTVTLGKAAFAENNEGQFLLSPIADLMMQQQQEKKEKKEKKKEKSTCSEGKCKLVDYNSLPNFLKHNEFILDYYRSEWPMKQAILSIFSIHNETINVWTHLIGFFIFLALTVGAAMMVPVGSSMASSGSSDLANVSSTITDISGSLRLHHHELVALSLSPANLTGATADAVEQATRWPFYAYLCGAMLCLLMSSTCHLLYCHSEHTCYLMLRLDYAGIIALIVTSFYPLVYYSFLCQPYFQYLYLSFITVFGIAALLVSLVPVFETPEFRTVRAGLFACMALSGLVPILHKVMLFGDQPEAVLTAGYEAAMGAFYGIGVFVYATRIPERWMPGKFDLAGHSHQLFHVLVIAGAYTHYLAGLVYLRWRDLEACH, encoded by the exons ATGGTTGTGGCCGAGTTAACAGTCTCCACTGTCACATTGGGCAAGGCAGCCTTCGCTGAGAATAATGAAGGCCAGTTCTTGCTAAGCCCCATCGCTGATTTAatgatgcagcagcagcaggagaagaaggagaagaaggagaagaagaaggagaagagcacATGCAGTGAGGGCAAGTGCAAGCTGGTGGACTACAACTCGTTGCCTAACTTCTTGAAGCATAACGAGTTCATCCTCGACTACTACCGATCGGAATGGCCGATGAAGCAGGCCATCCTTAGCATCTTCTCCATCCACAACGAGACCATCAACGTTTGGAC GCATTTGATCGGGTTCTTCATCTTCCTCGCGCTCACCGTCGGAGCTGCGATGATGGTTCCGGTGGGATCGAGCATGGCCTCGTCGGGATCGTCAGATTTGGCTAACGTCTCTTCCACCATCACCGACATCAGTGGCTCCCTAAGGCTTCACCACCATGAATTAGTGGCCTTGTCCTTGTCGCCAGCCAACCTCACCGGAGCCACCGCCGACGCAGTCGAACAAGCCACTCGGTGGCCCTTCTACGCCTACCTCTGCGGTGCCATGCTCTGCCTGCTGATGAGCAGCACGTGCCACCTCCTCTACTGCCACTCCGAGCACACATGCTACCTCATGCTCCGCCTCGACTACGCCGGCATCATCGCCCTCATCGTCACCTCCTTCTACCCGCTCGTCTACTACTCCTTCCTCTGCCAGCCCTACTTCCAGTACCTCTACCTCAGCTTCATCACCGTGTTCGGGATCGCCGCCCTACTCGTCTCCCTCGTGCCGGTGTTCGAGACGCCAGAGTTCCGGACGGTCCGGGCGGGGCTGTTCGCGTGCATGGCCCTGTCCGGGCTGGTGCCGATCCTGCACAAGGTGATGTTGTTCGGCGACCAGCCGGAGGCGGTCCTGACGGCAGGGTACGAGGCGGCGATGGGCGCGTTCTACGGGATCGGGGTGTTCGTCTACGCCACCAGGATACCGGAGCGGTGGATGCCGGGGAAGTTCGACCTGGCCGGGCACAGCCACCAGCTGTTCCACGTCCTCGTCATCGCAGGGGCTTACACCCACTACCTTGCCGGCTTAGTCTACCTCAGGTGGAGAGACTTGGAAGCATGCCATTAA
- the LOC135582133 gene encoding uncharacterized protein LOC135582133 isoform X2 — protein METAANANSSSSIPKNYVTLKQLSEKHDASITEKADKANSSSSIPNNYVTLKQLKEKHDASIMETAAKEKHDDEERLRNLKQEETEKKAAEERRKADELLIPKPHRRILGSRHKWPSNRQKWVVARLASPGTPDADGAKGSASGAVQVPPIGKSTGSDTNPEVGRKQNPKKKKKKKNKGKADREKNGGTEAAMAMATAEEESEEIKGSEKITADPSQENPVQVKEDGRRGRWTGAVNRSIGQLSGCGQERTVPTERRSVIVDDEAAAGAGRGRWTAARGGASNQRAGGFGRGRRLPDGAGLVWVRKTSST, from the exons ATGGAGACGGCGGCCAACGcaaactcctcctcctccattcccAAGAACTACGTCACCCTCAAGCAGCTATCGGAGAAGCACGATGCATCCATCACGGAGAAGGCGGACAAGGcaaactcctcctcctccattcccAATAATTATGTCACTCTAAAGCAGTTAAAGGAGAAGCACGATGCATCCATCATGGAGACGGCGGCCAAG GAGAAGCACGATGATGAAGAGAGGCTTCGCAATCTCAAGCAAGAAGAAACTGAAAAGAAGGCGGCGGAGGAAAGACGGAAGGCGGATGAGTTGTTGATCCCGAAGCCCCACCGGAGGATCCTCGGATCGAGGCACAAGTGGCCTTCGAACCGCCAAAAATGGGTGGTCGCGAGGCTAGCATCGCCCGGGACTCCCGATGCGGACGGGGCGAAGGGGAGCGCCAGTGGAGCCGTTCAGGTACCCCCGATCGGAAAATCCACTGGGAGTGATACCAATCCTGAAGTAGGTCGGAAGCAgaatccgaagaagaagaagaagaagaagaacaagggaAAAGCTGATAGGGAGAAGAACGGCGGAACAGAGGCGGCGATGGCGATGGCGACGGCGGAAGAGGAGTCCGAGGAGATAAAGGGATCTGAGAAAATCACCGCCGATCCTTCGCAGGAGAACCCCGTCCAAGTAAAAGAAGATGGCAGGCGAGGTCGCTGGACGGGGGCGGTGAACAGGTCCATCGGGCAGCTTTCTGGATGTGGACAGGAGCGGACGGTGCCGACCGAGCGACGGAGCGTCATCGTTGACGATGAGGCCGCCGCAGGGGCGGGTAGGGGGAGGTGGACAGCCGCGAGAGGCGGTGCATCGAATCAGAGGGCCGGGGGATTTGGCCGCGGACGGAGGTTGCCGGACGGAGCCGGTCTGGTGTGGGTCAGGAAGACCTCAAGCACTTAA
- the LOC135582133 gene encoding uncharacterized protein LOC135582133 isoform X1 gives METAANANSSSSIPKNYVTLKQLSEKHDASITEKADKANSSSSIPNNYVTLKQLKEKHDASIMETAAKVNSSSSSSSSIPKNYVSLKHLQELRLKEKHDDEERLRNLKQEETEKKAAEERRKADELLIPKPHRRILGSRHKWPSNRQKWVVARLASPGTPDADGAKGSASGAVQVPPIGKSTGSDTNPEVGRKQNPKKKKKKKNKGKADREKNGGTEAAMAMATAEEESEEIKGSEKITADPSQENPVQVKEDGRRGRWTGAVNRSIGQLSGCGQERTVPTERRSVIVDDEAAAGAGRGRWTAARGGASNQRAGGFGRGRRLPDGAGLVWVRKTSST, from the coding sequence ATGGAGACGGCGGCCAACGcaaactcctcctcctccattcccAAGAACTACGTCACCCTCAAGCAGCTATCGGAGAAGCACGATGCATCCATCACGGAGAAGGCGGACAAGGcaaactcctcctcctccattcccAATAATTATGTCACTCTAAAGCAGTTAAAGGAGAAGCACGATGCATCCATCATGGAGACGGCGGCCAAGgtaaactcctcctcctcctcctcctcctccattcccAAGAACTACGTCAGCCTTAAGCATCTGCAAGAGCTGCGCCTCAAGGAGAAGCACGATGATGAAGAGAGGCTTCGCAATCTCAAGCAAGAAGAAACTGAAAAGAAGGCGGCGGAGGAAAGACGGAAGGCGGATGAGTTGTTGATCCCGAAGCCCCACCGGAGGATCCTCGGATCGAGGCACAAGTGGCCTTCGAACCGCCAAAAATGGGTGGTCGCGAGGCTAGCATCGCCCGGGACTCCCGATGCGGACGGGGCGAAGGGGAGCGCCAGTGGAGCCGTTCAGGTACCCCCGATCGGAAAATCCACTGGGAGTGATACCAATCCTGAAGTAGGTCGGAAGCAgaatccgaagaagaagaagaagaagaagaacaagggaAAAGCTGATAGGGAGAAGAACGGCGGAACAGAGGCGGCGATGGCGATGGCGACGGCGGAAGAGGAGTCCGAGGAGATAAAGGGATCTGAGAAAATCACCGCCGATCCTTCGCAGGAGAACCCCGTCCAAGTAAAAGAAGATGGCAGGCGAGGTCGCTGGACGGGGGCGGTGAACAGGTCCATCGGGCAGCTTTCTGGATGTGGACAGGAGCGGACGGTGCCGACCGAGCGACGGAGCGTCATCGTTGACGATGAGGCCGCCGCAGGGGCGGGTAGGGGGAGGTGGACAGCCGCGAGAGGCGGTGCATCGAATCAGAGGGCCGGGGGATTTGGCCGCGGACGGAGGTTGCCGGACGGAGCCGGTCTGGTGTGGGTCAGGAAGACCTCAAGCACTTAA
- the LOC135598894 gene encoding elongation factor 1-delta 1-like, whose translation MAVTFHNLNAASGLQKLNDYLLTRSYITGYQASKDDISVYSALATSPSADYVNVARWYNHIDALLKLCGISEEGKGVKIESSAPVVEEAPSPAIDDKKGPAADDDDDDDMDLFGEETEEEKKAAEERAAAVKASGKKKESGKSSVLLDVKPWDDETDMQKLEEVVRSVKMEGLLWGASKLAPVGYGIKKLQIMMTIVDDLVSVDNLIEDYLLVEPANEYIQSCDIVAFNKI comes from the exons ATGGCTGTCACTTTCCACAATCTAAATGCAGCGTCTGGCCTCCAGAAACTTAATGATTATCTTCTTACCCGAAGCTATATAACTGG TTATCAAGCTTCAAAGGATGATATTTCTGTTTATAGTGCATTAGCCACATCTCCATCGGCAGACTATGTGAATGTAGCTAGGTGGTACAACCACATTGATGCTCTCCTTAAGTTGTG CGGTATCTCTGAGGAAGGCAAGGGTGTGAAGATTGAATCATCTGCACCTGTGGTTGAGGAGGCCCCTTCACCTGCTATTGATGACAAGAAG GGCCCAGCagcggatgatgatgatgatgatgacatggaTTTGTTTGGTGAAGAGACTGAAGAGGAAAAGAAGGCAGCTGAAGAGCGTGCAGCAGCTGTCAAAGCATCCGGAAAAAAGAAAGAGT CTGGAAAGTCTTCTGTACTTCTTGATGTAAaaccatgggatgatgaaacagacaTGCAAAAGCTTGAAGAAGTTGTCAGGAGTGTCAAGATGGAGGGTTTGCTCTGGGGGGCGT CAAAACTGGCCCCAGTTGGGTATGGCATAAAAAAATTGCAGATCATGATGACTATTGTGGATGACTTGGTCTCTGTGGATAACCTGATCGAGGACTATCTGTTGGTCGAACCAGCAAATGAGTACATCCAGAGCTGTGATATTGTggcattcaacaaaatat AG
- the LOC103976172 gene encoding LIM domain-containing protein WLIM1: protein MAFQGTTTKCTACTKTVYLVEKLTADNRVYHKACFRCHHCKGTLKLGNYNSFEGVLYCRPHFDQIYKSTGSLDKSFEGTPKVVKPEKFVDNENANKVSSAFAGTREKCVGCKKTVYPIERVTVNGTAYHKSCFKCSHGGCTISPSNYIAHEGTLYCKHHHIQLIKQKGNYSKLEDEKEKTSDEAASPPQEEESDA from the exons ATGGCGTTCCAAGGGACGACGACCAAGTGCACGGCGTGCACCAAGACGGTGTACTTGGTCGAAAAGCTCACCGCCGACAACCGGGTCTACCACAAGGCCTGCTTCAGGTGCCACCATTGCAAGGGCACATTGAAG CTGGGAAACTATAATTCCTTTGAGGGAGTCCTGTATTGCAGACCTCATTTTGATCAAATCTACAAATCAACTGGCAGTCTGGACAAAAGCTTTGAAG GGACCCCAAAGGTTGTCAAACCGGAAAAGTTTGTCGATAACGAG AATGCAAACAAGGTATCAAGTGCTTTTGCTGGCACCAGAGAGAAGTGTGTTGGTTGCAAGAAGACAGTATATCCAATCGAAAGG GTCACGGTCAATGGCACCGCATATCACAAGAGCTGCTTTAAATGTTCTCATGGAGGATGCACCATCAGCCCTTCAAACTACATTGCACATGAGGGGACGTTATACTGTAAGCATCACCACATCCAGCTAATCAAGCAGAAAGGGAATTACAGCAAACTTGAGGATGAGAAAGAGAAGACTTCGGATGAGGCAGCATCTCCTCCCCAAGAGGAAGAATCTGATGCATGA
- the LOC135598899 gene encoding uncharacterized protein LOC135598899 isoform X1, whose protein sequence is MASSPSARRRRLQYLSPTETLEIGGGGLSLSPRVKLLLTFFRSDPAVKPIDEWKLKLALLDFLRSHPLSLSVPDDDLVIRRRPDLHKRKRDEPVASGTLFVRDLGFLKSENREGGEEDEGASRKRFLDWRSTFVDRLAGIDLNLEGVKFKMTVEIPPADDFELMKKSWEDYYTSQLLDSRRAFARRPDTVIVRGVPSRWFAEPRVSSKASMLVTHTIFSTLGKIRNLNVASDDDLGVKSEDSKEEIISGLNCKVWVQFESYDDFYNAMKVLYGRSMQKEGSRLKVDYEVSWDRDGYFRSVNQKPYRSYRQERDSSTQVMAGNIRNEPSKNQPHMTFDSNGSRRKRFRVPPPHHFGFMYRNCAGMRDHANLGTKLVLQIQRPERTIQELQTHSCSYVVFCSDLHMF, encoded by the exons ATGGCGTCCTCTCCGTCCGCCCGGCGCCGCCGCTTGCAGTATCTCTCGCCGACCGAAACCCTAGAAATTGGCGGCGGCGGCCTGTCCCTCTCCCCGCGTGTGAAGCTCCTCCTCACGTTCTTCCGCTCTGATCCTGCCGTTAAGCCCATCGACGAGTGGAAACTCAAGCTCGCCCTCCTCGACTTCCTTCGCTCCCATCCCCTCTCCCTCTCCGTCCCCGATGACGACCTCGTCATCCGACGCCGCCCCGACCTCCACAAGCGCAAGCGCGACGAGCCCGTGGCCTCCGGGACTCTCTTCGTCCGCGACCTAGGGTTCCTCAAGAGCGAGAACCGAGAAGGGGGCGAGGAGGACGAGGGGGCGTCGAGGAAGAGGTTCTTGGACTGGCGGAGCACCTTCGTCGACCGGCTTGCCGGGATCGATTTGAACCTCGAGGGCGTCAAGTTCAAGATGACCGTGGAGATCCCGCCGGCGGATGATTTTGAGCTGATGAAGAAATCATGGGAGGATTATTATACCTCACAGTTGTTGGATTCCC GAAGGGCATTTGCCAGGCGACCAGACACAGTCATTGTTCGGGGTGTTCCTTCTCGCTGGTTTGCGGAGCCACGAGTGTCGTCCAAGGCCTCGATGTTGGTTACTCATACCATTTTTTCCACACTGGGGAAGATAAG GAATCTTAATGTTGCCAGCGACGATGATTTAGGTGTGAAATCAGAAGACTCTAAAGAAGAGATTATTTCTGGACTTAACTGCAAAGTCTGGGTTCAGTTTGAGAGTTATGATGACTTCTACAATGCCATGAAGGTGTTATATGGACGGTCAATGCAGAAG GAAGGCTCACGGCTTAAAGTGGACTATGAGGTATCTTGGGACAGAGATGGCTATTTCCGGAGCGTAAATCAGAAGCCTTATAGAAGTTACAGACAGGAAAGGGATAGTTCAACCCAGGTTATGGCAGGAAATATAAGAAATGAACCCAGTAAAAATCAGCCCCACATGACATTTGATTCTAATGGTTCGCGGCGCAAACGATTCAGG GTTCCTCCTCCACATCATTTTGGTTTTATGTATCGAAATTGTGCAGGAATGAGGGACCATGCCAATCTTGGAACCAAGCTGGTCCTCCAGATACAGAGGCCTGAGAGGACAATACAGGAACTGCAAACTCACAGCTGCAGCTATGTTGTATTTTGTTCAGACTTGCACatgttttga
- the LOC135598899 gene encoding uncharacterized protein LOC135598899 isoform X2 — MASSPSARRRRLQYLSPTETLEIGGGGLSLSPRVKLLLTFFRSDPAVKPIDEWKLKLALLDFLRSHPLSLSVPDDDLVIRRRPDLHKRKRDEPVASGTLFVRDLGFLKSENREGGEEDEGASRKRFLDWRSTFVDRLAGIDLNLEGVKFKMTVEIPPADDFELMKKSWEDYYTSQLLDSRRAFARRPDTVIVRGVPSRWFAEPRVSSKASMLVTHTIFSTLGKIRNLNVASDDDLGVKSEDSKEEIISGLNCKVWVQFESYDDFYNAMKVLYGRSMQKEGSRLKVDYEVSWDRDGYFRSVNQKPYRSYRQERDSSTQVMAGNIRNEPSKNQPHMTFDSNGSRRKRFRE, encoded by the exons ATGGCGTCCTCTCCGTCCGCCCGGCGCCGCCGCTTGCAGTATCTCTCGCCGACCGAAACCCTAGAAATTGGCGGCGGCGGCCTGTCCCTCTCCCCGCGTGTGAAGCTCCTCCTCACGTTCTTCCGCTCTGATCCTGCCGTTAAGCCCATCGACGAGTGGAAACTCAAGCTCGCCCTCCTCGACTTCCTTCGCTCCCATCCCCTCTCCCTCTCCGTCCCCGATGACGACCTCGTCATCCGACGCCGCCCCGACCTCCACAAGCGCAAGCGCGACGAGCCCGTGGCCTCCGGGACTCTCTTCGTCCGCGACCTAGGGTTCCTCAAGAGCGAGAACCGAGAAGGGGGCGAGGAGGACGAGGGGGCGTCGAGGAAGAGGTTCTTGGACTGGCGGAGCACCTTCGTCGACCGGCTTGCCGGGATCGATTTGAACCTCGAGGGCGTCAAGTTCAAGATGACCGTGGAGATCCCGCCGGCGGATGATTTTGAGCTGATGAAGAAATCATGGGAGGATTATTATACCTCACAGTTGTTGGATTCCC GAAGGGCATTTGCCAGGCGACCAGACACAGTCATTGTTCGGGGTGTTCCTTCTCGCTGGTTTGCGGAGCCACGAGTGTCGTCCAAGGCCTCGATGTTGGTTACTCATACCATTTTTTCCACACTGGGGAAGATAAG GAATCTTAATGTTGCCAGCGACGATGATTTAGGTGTGAAATCAGAAGACTCTAAAGAAGAGATTATTTCTGGACTTAACTGCAAAGTCTGGGTTCAGTTTGAGAGTTATGATGACTTCTACAATGCCATGAAGGTGTTATATGGACGGTCAATGCAGAAG GAAGGCTCACGGCTTAAAGTGGACTATGAGGTATCTTGGGACAGAGATGGCTATTTCCGGAGCGTAAATCAGAAGCCTTATAGAAGTTACAGACAGGAAAGGGATAGTTCAACCCAGGTTATGGCAGGAAATATAAGAAATGAACCCAGTAAAAATCAGCCCCACATGACATTTGATTCTAATGGTTCGCGGCGCAAACGATTCAGG GAATGA